One window of the Daphnia pulex isolate KAP4 chromosome 8, ASM2113471v1 genome contains the following:
- the LOC124200986 gene encoding beta-sarcoglycan-like → MDCNNGVPSQVSTLSRAEKALVKRNVSRPSLANNAPNPQFCEDSATEDHVKTKKAKNQPRGYTFWALVFVLCVVALGNFFLTITIFSVLHVTKSMENIEVVPTANLIKFFGDLEMNKLMKADGMFTGFKESPVTITSDGDDLNFKVMSDEEPEIIISQDKVEFRKVEGFEMFEPRTTPKTSAFSTTFPNFGLPKGVLNLHIKKATANRITSKLEGSLLIRSEKAIRVKGKEGMRIRGKEVVMRADQDLLLRSINGSIILDGSDGVIMDVDAMAVTGRLEDHNATKVAEYKLCICMPAGQLFRIPVLESTDTINCDSVDLTGDDNPCI, encoded by the exons ATGGATTGCAATAATGGAGTGCCCTCACAGGTTTCTACCCTCTCTAGGGCTGAAAAAGCTTTGGTGAAACGGAACGTCAGCCGCCCTTCTTTGGCTAATAACGC ACCAAATCCACAGTTTTGTGAAGATTCTGCTACTGAAGATcatgtaaaaactaaaaaggcaAAGAACCAGCCAAGAG GATATACTTTTTGGGCGCtggtgtttgttttgtgtgttgttgcatTAGGGAACTTTTTTCTCACCATAACTATTTTCAG TGTTCTTCATGTTACAAAATCAATGGAGAACATTGAAGTTGTCCCCACTGCAAATCTCATCAAGTTTTTTGGTGATCTGGAGATGAACAAACTCATGAAAGCTGATGGAATGTTTACTGGCTTTAAAGAGAGCCCAGTAACAATTACCAGTGATGGAGATGATCTAAACTTCAAG GTTATGAGTGATGAAGAACCAGAGATCATCATCAGTCAAGATAAAGTCGAGTTTCGGAAAGTCGAGGGTTTCGAGATGTTCGAACCGCGCACAACCCCAAAGACTAGCGCATTTTCTACAACTTTTCCTAATTTCGGTTTGCCTAAAGGTGTTTTGAACTTACACATCAAGAAAGCCACGGCCAACAGGATTACTAGCAAGTTGGAAGGCTCCTTACTTATCAGATCAGAGAAAGCCATTCGCGTGAAAGGCAAAGAGGGAATGAGGATCCGGGGCAAAGAAGTTGTAATGAGAGCCGACCAGGATCTTCTGTTGCGCAGTATCAATGGAAGCATTATTTTAGACGGATCTGATGGCGTAATAATGGATGTAGACGCCATGGCCGTGACTGGGAGACTCGAAGATCACAACGCAACAAAAGTGGCTGAATACAAGTTGTGCATCTGCATGCCAGCCGGGCAGCTTTTCCGAATCCCTGTTCTTGAAAGCACTGATACAATCAATTGCGATTCCGTTGATCTCACGGGCGATGATAATCCCTGCATTTAA
- the LOC124200983 gene encoding interleukin enhancer-binding factor 2 homolog, whose translation MRGNFRRNSRMLRRGGAGPILMGGRPMHHMSGFKPRPHILRMPFDMFVSESFYPRLKPQPDDKDLTQALLKRHAELVPPANEQTSIQCLLLKVQGILEGLTVAPGSFEACQLEEVRIVGSFKKGTMVCGHNVADLVVILKTLPTHEAIRSLGAKILEEVQKQQAQINHELEITDRGFNILSVTPPENTKAVVRVLITTIGRNFRLISSSMHLDMKYLQSHLAAVRHSRWFEENVNHTSVKVLIRLLRDMRTRIKGLEPLSPWMIDLLAHFSVLNTPNRQALSVNLAFRRVIQLLSAGFFLPGSCGILDPCEVGAIRVHMVMTMEQEDLLCRTAQNLLRILSHGGYNAILCLDQKNVDPTAELSVWNGIVVTPQDSVYDSTLYDRKTGEEPEDEEVEEVEAPTTEKEADSAI comes from the exons ATGCGTGGAAATTTTCGTCGAAATTCTCGTATGTTACGGCGCGGTGGGGCCGGTCCGATATTGATGGGAGGAAGACCAATGCATCATATGTCCGGCTTTAAACCTCGTCCTCATATCCTTCGAATGCCGTTTGATATGTTTGTTTCTGAATCATTTTACCCACGACTCAAACCCCAACCTGATGATAAAGATCTCACTCAAGCTTTGTTGAAACGGCATGCTGAGCTTGTCCCTCCTGCCAACGAGCAGACTTCCATTCAGTGTCTTCTTCTCAAAGTACAGGGGATTCTTGAAGGACTTACTGTGGCCCCAGGATCCTTTGAAGCTTGC CAATTGGAAGAAGTGAGGATTGTTGGATCCTTTAAAAAGGGAACAATGGTCTGCGGTCACAATGTGGCTGATCTTGTCGTCATTTTGAAAACTCTTCCAACACATGAAGCTATTCGTTCCCTTGGGGCCAAAATCTTGGAGGAGGTGCAGAAGCAACAAGCACAAATAA ATCATGAACTTGAGATAACTGACCGAGGTTTTAACATTCTCAGCGTGACTCCGCCTGAAAATACAAAAGCGGTCGTTCGAGTTTTAATTACAACTATCGGCCGCAACTTTAGGCTCATCAGCTCATCAATGCATCTAGACATGAAATATCTCCAGTCACACTTAGCTGCCGTCCGACACag CCGATGGTTCGAAGAAAATGTTAACCACACATCAGTTAAAGTCCTGATTCGCTTATTACGTGATATGAGGACACGCATAAAAGGACTTGAACCATTGAGCCCATGGATGATCGATCTTCTG GCTCATTTTAGCGTACTCAACACCCCTAATCGACAAGCATTGTCCGTCAATCTAGCGTTCCGTCGTGTCATTCAACTTTTGTCAGCTGGATTCTTTCTCCCGGGCTCTTGTG GAATACTTGATCCTTGTGAGGTGGGAGCCATTCGCGTTCACATGGTAATGACGATGGAACAGGAAGACTTACTTTGTCGTACCGCCCAGAATCTCCTACGGATCCTTTCTCATGGAGGCTACAACGCCATTCTCTGTCTTGATCAGAAAAATG TGGACCCTACTGCTGAATTGTCTGTATGGAACGGCATCGTCGTCACTCCTCAGGACAGTGTCTACGATTCAACACTATACGATAGGAAAACCGGCGAGGAACCCGAAGATGAGGAAGTTGAAGAAGTTGAAGCCCCTACAACAGAGAAAGAAGCCGATTCTGCCATCTAA